The following are encoded in a window of Planktothrix sp. FACHB-1365 genomic DNA:
- a CDS encoding ISAs1 family transposase: LKKLENKKESEISQAQEIVRDCQLKGKVITFDALHCNQKTAALVIESGNDYIMALKKNQKKLYEQVEAVIQSENPLSVDVTHEHSHGRKQKDNGG, encoded by the coding sequence ACCTGAAAAAGTTGGAGAACAAAAAAGAATCAGAAATCAGCCAAGCCCAAGAGATAGTAAGGGATTGTCAGTTAAAAGGAAAAGTAATAACCTTTGATGCGTTGCACTGTAATCAGAAAACTGCCGCTCTCGTAATTGAGAGTGGAAATGATTATATAATGGCTTTAAAAAAAAATCAAAAAAAGTTATATGAGCAAGTCGAAGCGGTAATACAAAGTGAAAATCCTTTGAGTGTAGATGTGACTCATGAACACAGCCATGGCAGAAAACAGAAGGACAACGGTGGTTAA
- a CDS encoding photosystem II protein, Psb35-related, whose product MFTVLISLFIVGWVAAAVIGTQAYFRGEQTKPIHERNWNSNSFEQIAQSVTGQETDYSVRIPAYSLDAYASNNLGN is encoded by the coding sequence ATGTTTACCGTTTTAATTTCTTTATTCATTGTGGGTTGGGTTGCGGCTGCTGTAATTGGGACTCAAGCTTACTTCCGGGGTGAACAAACCAAACCCATTCACGAACGCAATTGGAATTCTAACTCCTTTGAACAAATCGCTCAGTCCGTTACAGGTCAAGAAACCGACTACAGCGTCCGCATTCCTGCCTATAGTTTAGATGCTTACGCCAGCAATAATTTAGGGAATTAA
- a CDS encoding cupredoxin domain-containing protein: MNIKIKTGLQFSGILLSVLMVNSAPLRAMESHSEPANAQFKTIEQPLSTKMVVTVSGLALIGLELWWFLFSKPKAKKATLNEETQELEILVDGGYQPNRITVQSGKKVRLNFIRKDPSHCLDKVLFPDFNIAQDLPLNQTTTIEFIPEESGEYTFSCGMNMVRGVVEVQH, encoded by the coding sequence ATGAACATTAAAATCAAAACAGGGTTACAATTTAGCGGAATTTTACTATCAGTTTTAATGGTTAATTCTGCTCCTCTACGAGCAATGGAATCCCATTCAGAACCTGCTAACGCTCAATTTAAAACAATTGAACAACCGTTATCAACAAAAATGGTTGTTACTGTCAGTGGATTAGCATTAATTGGATTAGAACTCTGGTGGTTTTTATTCAGTAAACCCAAAGCAAAAAAAGCAACACTAAATGAGGAGACTCAAGAATTAGAAATTTTAGTCGATGGCGGCTATCAACCTAATCGGATTACCGTTCAATCGGGTAAAAAAGTCCGGCTTAACTTTATTCGTAAAGACCCCAGCCATTGCTTAGATAAAGTGCTGTTTCCTGATTTTAATATTGCTCAAGATTTACCTTTGAATCAAACCACAACTATTGAATTTATTCCCGAAGAATCAGGAGAATATACCTTTAGTTGTGGGATGAATATGGTGCGAGGCGTTGTTGAAGTTCAACATTAA
- a CDS encoding heavy metal translocating P-type ATPase, translated as MKTSYFQLKGMGCAACANTIETAIQNVDGVAVCHVNFGAEQATVEFDPKQTNIEQIQQAVIDAGYSAKPIEDTTSHLQDREKESREIEQKLTQKVVISAIISVLLVIGGLPMMTGLNLPWIPAWMHNPGLQLILTTPILFWSGQAFFLGAWKGLKRHQADMNTLIAVGTGAAYLYSIFVTFFPQFFLNQGLSADVYYESAAVIITLILLGQLLEYRAKGKTSDAIKKLMGLQAKTARVIRSGEEIDLPIEAVNVGDIIRVRPGEKIPVDGELIEGNSTIDESMVTGESIPVEKHPGDEVIGATINKTGSFKFRASRVGKDTVLAQIVQLVQQAQGSKAPIQKLADQVTGWFVPVVIAIAIATFILWFNFTGNLTLAITTTVGVLIIACPCALGLATPTSVMVGTGLGAEHGILIKGADSLELAHKIQTIVLDKTGTITAGKPTVTQYVTVGGTNNDHELKLLRLAAAIEQQSEHPLAEAIVQYAKAQGVTFPLPEIRNFQALAGMGVQGYISDRFVQIGTSRWMQELGIETEPLQQYQVSWESEGKTTAWIAVDGEIEGLVAISDAVKPTSKTAIQALQKMGLEVVMLTGDNQKTAEAIASEVGIKRIFAEVRPDQKANMIKSLQTERKGRKKQPSIVAMVGDGINDAPALAQADVGIAIGTGTDVAIAASDITLISGDLIGLVTAIKLSKATLNNIRQNLFFAFIYNSAGIPIAAGILYPLTGWLLNPIIAGGAMALSSISVVSNALRLRQFKLN; from the coding sequence ATGAAAACAAGCTATTTCCAATTAAAGGGAATGGGATGCGCCGCCTGCGCCAATACCATAGAAACAGCCATTCAAAATGTTGATGGGGTTGCTGTTTGTCACGTTAATTTTGGTGCTGAACAAGCAACGGTTGAATTTGATCCCAAGCAAACTAATATTGAGCAAATTCAACAGGCGGTTATCGATGCGGGATATAGCGCCAAACCCATCGAAGATACAACCTCTCATCTCCAAGACCGCGAGAAAGAAAGCCGAGAAATTGAACAAAAATTAACCCAAAAAGTCGTAATTAGTGCCATTATTAGTGTGCTTTTAGTCATCGGGGGATTACCGATGATGACGGGTTTAAATTTACCTTGGATTCCCGCTTGGATGCACAATCCTGGGTTACAATTAATCCTGACAACACCGATTTTATTTTGGTCAGGTCAAGCCTTTTTCTTAGGAGCTTGGAAAGGCTTAAAACGTCATCAAGCTGATATGAATACTTTAATAGCGGTGGGAACAGGGGCTGCTTATTTGTATTCTATTTTTGTCACTTTCTTCCCGCAATTCTTTTTAAATCAAGGCTTATCGGCGGATGTTTATTATGAATCGGCTGCTGTGATTATTACCTTAATTTTACTCGGTCAATTACTCGAATATCGCGCCAAAGGAAAAACCTCCGATGCGATTAAAAAATTAATGGGATTACAAGCAAAAACCGCCCGTGTCATTCGGTCTGGAGAAGAAATTGATCTTCCCATTGAAGCAGTGAATGTTGGTGATATTATTCGAGTCCGTCCCGGTGAAAAAATCCCCGTTGATGGGGAATTAATTGAAGGGAATTCAACGATAGATGAATCGATGGTAACAGGAGAAAGTATTCCCGTTGAAAAACATCCAGGGGATGAAGTCATTGGGGCGACAATTAATAAAACCGGAAGCTTTAAATTTCGAGCTTCACGGGTGGGAAAAGATACGGTATTAGCGCAAATTGTGCAGTTAGTTCAACAGGCGCAAGGGTCAAAAGCACCGATTCAAAAATTAGCCGATCAGGTAACAGGTTGGTTTGTTCCAGTTGTGATTGCGATCGCGATCGCTACTTTTATTCTCTGGTTTAATTTTACCGGAAATCTTACTCTAGCAATAACAACAACCGTCGGCGTTTTAATTATTGCTTGTCCCTGTGCATTGGGATTAGCAACACCAACTTCTGTGATGGTGGGAACAGGTTTAGGGGCTGAACATGGTATCTTAATTAAAGGAGCGGATAGTTTAGAATTAGCCCATAAAATCCAAACCATTGTATTAGATAAAACCGGAACCATTACCGCCGGAAAACCCACTGTTACCCAGTATGTAACCGTAGGCGGAACTAATAATGATCATGAATTAAAATTATTACGATTAGCCGCAGCTATTGAACAACAATCTGAGCATCCCTTAGCAGAAGCAATTGTTCAATATGCTAAAGCACAAGGGGTGACTTTTCCCTTACCTGAAATTCGCAATTTTCAAGCCTTAGCCGGGATGGGAGTTCAAGGGTATATTTCAGATCGATTTGTACAAATTGGAACGTCTCGCTGGATGCAAGAATTAGGAATTGAAACTGAACCTTTACAACAGTATCAAGTCAGTTGGGAGTCTGAAGGAAAAACAACAGCTTGGATAGCAGTAGATGGAGAAATCGAAGGGTTAGTTGCGATTTCAGATGCGGTGAAACCCACCTCAAAAACGGCAATTCAAGCTTTACAAAAAATGGGGTTAGAGGTGGTGATGTTAACGGGAGATAATCAAAAAACCGCCGAAGCGATCGCTTCTGAAGTCGGAATTAAACGAATATTTGCCGAAGTCCGTCCCGACCAAAAAGCAAATATGATTAAATCCCTGCAAACTGAACGGAAAGGACGGAAAAAACAGCCTTCAATTGTAGCAATGGTGGGGGATGGAATTAATGATGCTCCGGCTTTAGCTCAAGCGGATGTAGGAATTGCCATTGGTACAGGAACAGATGTTGCGATCGCAGCTAGTGATATTACCTTAATTTCAGGGGATTTAATCGGTTTAGTGACCGCAATTAAATTAAGTAAAGCCACCTTAAATAATATTCGCCAAAACCTGTTTTTTGCCTTTATTTATAACTCAGCCGGAATTCCCATTGCAGCCGGAATTCTTTATCCCTTAACGGGTTGGTTACTCAATCCGATTATTGCAGGAGGAGCAATGGCACTGAGTTCGATTTCAGTTGTTTCTAATGCCTTACGCTTACGTCAGTTTAAGCTGAATTAA
- a CDS encoding cell wall metabolism sensor histidine kinase WalK, translated as MFQATRRRLAIWYTAVTAILLLLFASGFYFYVRNTLIERIDDTLNHVVEVVERSLVIEPVSTPPAMSPAVLAGQFQVNVEASFRNNSNTVEDDHIDLEWFSPTGELLWSTFSQPLDIPIHPNQSGETVHISEKNNTSEMILRQVTDRVEIGRQVLGYLRVSHPWFEVAKPIRQLILDLTIGTILMVIGVAAIGWFLSGLAMEPVLYSYQRLKQFTADASHELRSPIALIQTNVQVALAEPNLSNSEQQQLQVIERITRRLGRLVDDLLFLARQDSGIVKPQFISLPLDGLLMEVIEEQKAIAILQKVHLSLNFIEDSEDLIANSNSHPNTETEPFTLQGDWDQLVRLFTNLVSNAVQYTPAGGEIKIELKQIPKIKRQPTLGKVTESWEKNHSLLKFEALQVIIKDTGIGIPVEALPHLFDRFYRVDPSRTHRNSGGSGLGLAIAQAIVENHHGQISLESKINQGTTVTVTLPLHPSGL; from the coding sequence ATGTTTCAAGCCACTCGGCGACGGTTAGCAATTTGGTATACCGCAGTTACCGCTATTTTATTATTATTATTTGCGAGTGGGTTTTATTTCTATGTGCGAAATACCTTAATTGAACGTATTGATGATACTTTAAATCACGTTGTAGAAGTGGTTGAACGTTCCCTTGTTATTGAACCCGTTTCTACCCCTCCAGCGATGTCTCCTGCGGTATTAGCAGGTCAATTTCAAGTTAATGTGGAAGCGAGTTTTAGAAATAATTCTAATACCGTTGAAGATGATCATATTGATCTGGAATGGTTTAGTCCAACGGGAGAATTATTATGGTCTACGTTTTCTCAACCATTGGATATTCCCATTCATCCAAACCAGAGTGGAGAAACGGTTCATATTTCTGAAAAAAATAACACTTCAGAAATGATTTTAAGACAAGTAACAGACCGGGTAGAAATCGGACGCCAAGTCTTAGGCTATTTACGAGTTAGTCATCCTTGGTTTGAAGTCGCAAAACCCATTCGTCAGTTAATATTAGATTTAACAATCGGAACAATTTTAATGGTAATTGGTGTGGCTGCAATTGGCTGGTTTTTATCCGGTTTAGCCATGGAACCTGTGCTATATTCCTATCAACGGTTAAAACAATTTACCGCCGATGCGTCCCATGAATTAAGAAGTCCGATTGCGCTGATTCAAACTAATGTCCAAGTCGCTTTAGCAGAACCCAATTTATCCAATTCTGAACAACAACAATTGCAAGTTATTGAACGAATTACTCGCCGTTTAGGTCGGTTAGTCGATGATTTATTATTTTTAGCCAGACAGGATAGCGGTATTGTTAAACCTCAATTTATTTCCCTTCCTTTGGATGGCTTATTAATGGAGGTTATAGAAGAACAAAAAGCGATCGCAATTCTACAAAAAGTTCATCTTTCCTTAAATTTTATTGAAGATTCTGAGGATCTTATTGCCAATTCCAATAGTCATCCAAACACCGAAACTGAACCCTTTACTTTACAAGGAGATTGGGATCAATTGGTGCGATTATTTACGAATTTAGTCAGTAATGCTGTCCAGTATACTCCGGCTGGTGGTGAAATTAAAATAGAATTAAAACAGATTCCTAAAATTAAACGACAACCCACATTAGGAAAAGTAACTGAATCTTGGGAAAAAAATCATTCTCTCTTGAAATTTGAAGCCTTACAAGTTATAATAAAAGATACAGGAATTGGGATTCCTGTTGAAGCCTTACCCCATCTTTTTGATCGGTTTTATCGCGTTGATCCTTCTCGGACTCATCGTAATAGTGGAGGGTCAGGTTTAGGTTTAGCGATCGCCCAAGCAATAGTAGAAAATCATCACGGTCAAATTTCTTTAGAAAGTAAAATTAATCAAGGAACAACCGTTACAGTTACTTTACCTCTACATCCAAGTGGGTTGTAA
- a CDS encoding Uma2 family endonuclease — protein MILQVEAQKIYTLEDYLDFEVNSPERHEYINGEIRPMTGGTPNHNQIAGNLYATLNFSLKRQPYRVFVTDQRLWIPEKRLYTYPDIMVVQGEIQLQEGRKDTITNPLIIAEVLSASTRNYDKDEKFAAYRTLPTFQEYLLIDQYTIHIEHYYKTDEKHWIFVEYNNSNETLVLNSISFEIVIADLYDKVEF, from the coding sequence ATGATCTTACAAGTTGAAGCTCAAAAAATCTATACCCTTGAAGACTATCTGGATTTTGAGGTGAATTCTCCAGAACGCCATGAATATATTAACGGTGAAATTAGACCTATGACAGGTGGAACTCCCAATCATAATCAAATTGCTGGTAATCTCTACGCAACGCTGAATTTTTCCCTCAAGCGTCAACCCTATCGGGTATTTGTTACCGACCAACGGCTTTGGATTCCTGAAAAACGCCTCTATACTTATCCTGATATTATGGTTGTTCAGGGTGAAATTCAACTCCAAGAAGGCAGAAAAGACACGATTACAAATCCGTTAATCATTGCAGAAGTATTATCAGCATCAACCCGAAACTACGACAAAGACGAAAAATTTGCCGCCTATCGTACTCTTCCTACTTTTCAAGAATATCTCCTCATTGATCAATATACGATTCATATTGAACATTATTATAAAACGGATGAAAAACACTGGATATTTGTGGAGTATAATAATAGCAATGAAACCCTAGTGCTTAACTCCATTTCGTTTGAAATAGTTATAGCTGATCTTTATGATAAAGTTGAGTTTTAA
- a CDS encoding site-specific DNA-methyltransferase, with amino-acid sequence MNNTYDILQGDCLDIIQKMPSNFVNLIYLDPPFFTQKQQSLKTRDRQLEFSYNDLWESEQDYAKFIHDRLAVLYHVLREDGSIFVHCDTHANYIIRAILNHIFGQDNFRSEIIWSYKRWSNSKKGLLPAHQTIFFYSKTNQFTFNPIYCHYSESTNVDQILQKRTRDEHGKAVYAKDNDGEIIPADPKKGVPLSDVWEIPYLNPKAKERVGYPSQKPILLLERIIELASNPGDIVLDPFCGSGTTIIAAKLLNRSGIGIDISPDAVQLSKDRLKTPIKSESVLLQKGRKAYLNVDEEALNIISSLDIIPVQRNQGIDAILKQNYRGKPVPIRVQRQGESLHKALSLLHKASQAKGALKSILVKTSDDLFELEVTDIPHHVMIIEAPAYTVQKVLF; translated from the coding sequence ATGAATAATACTTACGATATTCTTCAAGGAGACTGCCTAGATATTATCCAAAAAATGCCTTCAAATTTCGTTAATCTGATTTATTTAGACCCTCCTTTTTTTACCCAAAAACAGCAGTCTTTAAAAACGAGAGATAGACAATTGGAATTTAGTTATAATGATTTATGGGAAAGTGAGCAAGACTATGCAAAATTTATTCATGATAGATTAGCTGTTCTATATCATGTTTTAAGGGAAGATGGCTCGATTTTTGTACATTGTGATACTCATGCTAATTATATCATTAGAGCGATTTTAAATCATATTTTTGGTCAAGATAATTTTAGATCAGAAATTATTTGGAGTTATAAGCGCTGGTCTAATTCTAAAAAAGGATTGTTACCTGCTCATCAAACGATATTTTTTTATTCTAAAACAAATCAATTTACCTTTAATCCTATTTATTGCCATTATTCAGAATCTACAAATGTCGATCAAATCTTACAAAAACGCACCAGAGATGAGCATGGTAAAGCGGTTTATGCTAAAGATAATGATGGGGAAATTATTCCGGCTGACCCGAAAAAAGGAGTCCCCTTAAGTGATGTTTGGGAAATTCCCTATTTAAACCCTAAAGCAAAAGAGCGTGTCGGTTATCCTAGCCAAAAACCGATTTTACTCCTAGAACGAATTATTGAATTAGCTTCTAACCCTGGGGATATTGTATTAGATCCCTTTTGTGGAAGTGGGACAACAATTATAGCCGCTAAATTATTAAATCGTTCAGGAATAGGAATTGATATTTCCCCGGATGCGGTTCAACTTTCTAAAGATAGATTGAAAACCCCGATTAAATCTGAGTCTGTGTTACTGCAAAAAGGCCGAAAAGCCTACCTAAATGTCGATGAAGAAGCCCTCAATATTATTTCGAGTTTAGATATTATTCCTGTCCAAAGAAATCAAGGAATAGATGCTATTTTAAAACAGAATTATCGAGGTAAACCTGTCCCCATTCGAGTACAGCGTCAGGGAGAAAGCTTACACAAAGCACTGAGTTTATTGCATAAAGCATCTCAAGCTAAAGGAGCTTTGAAATCGATTTTAGTTAAAACCTCTGATGATCTTTTTGAGCTTGAAGTAACAGATATTCCCCATCATGTCATGATTATAGAAGCTCCTGCTTATACGGTTCAAAAGGTACTATTTTAG
- a CDS encoding ApaLI family restriction endonuclease, whose translation MNLITYNLYFSIQILSNLWQGSFLEKATQLSFLEKYPNSKAVKITNTMGSRPKTFEIDCLEGNNAIEIKWIDATTDGDHITKEHTRIKTISTAGYRPIRIMFYYPNRQQAIRVQQTLETLYKGIGGEYHYGESAWNYVNERTGIDLRAILQKIADQNTNSDEL comes from the coding sequence ATAAATTTAATTACATATAACTTATATTTTTCTATACAAATTTTATCTAATTTATGGCAAGGATCATTTTTAGAGAAAGCCACTCAATTATCTTTTCTGGAAAAATATCCTAATTCAAAAGCAGTCAAGATTACTAATACTATGGGTTCAAGACCAAAAACATTTGAAATTGATTGTTTAGAAGGAAACAATGCAATTGAAATTAAATGGATAGATGCAACAACAGATGGAGATCATATTACAAAAGAACATACTAGAATCAAAACTATATCAACCGCAGGTTACAGACCTATTCGTATTATGTTTTATTACCCCAATAGACAACAGGCTATAAGAGTTCAGCAAACTTTAGAAACACTTTATAAGGGAATTGGCGGTGAATATCACTATGGAGAGAGTGCCTGGAATTATGTTAATGAAAGAACGGGTATAGATTTAAGGGCTATCTTACAAAAAATTGCTGATCAAAATACGAATTCGGATGAATTATAA
- a CDS encoding PASTA domain-containing protein — MPGQGVGGNGTASEFGDLTGMSRQEADEFLRSLGATIKNTKGGYIEYKFADASVVMIRPNGEVIRTPAPKYNVEGQRINKGLRLDQNGCLLQTRDNLGNLLENTHQTGERLNEELE; from the coding sequence GTGCCCGGTCAAGGAGTTGGGGGGAATGGAACTGCATCTGAGTTTGGGGACTTAACAGGGATGAGTCGTCAAGAAGCGGATGAGTTTTTGCGTTCTTTAGGAGCAACTATCAAAAATACAAAAGGAGGTTATATTGAATATAAATTTGCAGATGCTTCAGTCGTTATGATTCGTCCTAACGGAGAAGTCATCCGAACACCTGCACCAAAATATAATGTAGAAGGACAAAGAATTAATAAGGGTTTACGTCTTGACCAAAATGGTTGTCTGTTACAAACCCGCGATAATTTAGGTAATCTTCTAGAAAATACCCATCAAACAGGAGAAAGATTAAATGAAGAACTGGAATGA
- a CDS encoding heme oxygenase (biliverdin-producing): MSVNLATQLREGTKKSHTMAENVGFIKCFLKGTVEKTSYRKLAGNLYFVYSAMEEEMERHRNHPVLSKLYFPELNRKQSLEQDLYFYYGENWKEEVQPSEAGKAYVARIREVSNSQPELLIAHLYTRYMGDLSGGQILKGIAQNAMNLPEGKGTQFYEFNDIPDEKAFKVNYRQQMDSVDIDQDMATRIVDEANDAFGMNMKMFNELEGNLIKAIGQMLFNTLTRRRTQGSTEELATAAE, from the coding sequence ATGAGCGTTAACTTAGCAACCCAACTGCGAGAAGGCACGAAAAAGTCTCACACAATGGCGGAAAACGTCGGTTTTATCAAGTGCTTTTTAAAGGGTACGGTAGAAAAGACGTCTTACCGGAAATTAGCGGGAAATCTCTATTTCGTCTACTCTGCAATGGAAGAGGAGATGGAACGCCACCGCAACCATCCTGTTTTATCCAAATTGTATTTTCCTGAACTCAACCGCAAACAAAGTTTAGAGCAGGATTTATACTTTTATTATGGAGAAAATTGGAAGGAAGAAGTACAACCTTCTGAAGCAGGAAAAGCTTATGTGGCTCGAATTCGGGAAGTTTCTAATTCTCAACCTGAATTATTAATTGCTCATCTCTATACTCGCTATATGGGTGATTTATCTGGGGGTCAAATTCTCAAAGGAATTGCTCAAAATGCCATGAACCTCCCAGAAGGGAAAGGAACCCAATTTTACGAGTTCAACGATATTCCTGATGAAAAAGCTTTTAAAGTGAATTATCGTCAACAAATGGATAGCGTTGATATTGACCAAGACATGGCGACTCGCATTGTTGATGAAGCCAATGATGCCTTCGGAATGAACATGAAAATGTTTAATGAATTAGAAGGTAATTTAATTAAAGCCATTGGTCAAATGTTATTCAATACGTTAACTCGCCGTCGTACCCAAGGGTCAACGGAAGAGTTAGCAACCGCCGCCGAATAA
- a CDS encoding GUN4 domain-containing protein: MTDLTTSPQLDLMSADELRSQLFAGSEKAQFQLLQTLTQGGETVWDVLMEFLLKQQSHPPSVVEGKVYQILYTAHPNSEKVSTFLQTHFPTGIVPLKSEAGIDYIPLQKLLAEQNFLEADKLSLQNLCELAGASALQRKWLYFSEIERFPTTDLHTLDALWRIHSEGKFGYSIQRELWLGVNKNWDKLWPKIGWRTGRNWTRYPQGFTWDLTAPKGHLPLSNQLRGVRVIEALLSHPAWLKS; this comes from the coding sequence ATGACTGACTTGACCACTTCCCCACAACTTGACCTCATGAGTGCGGATGAATTACGCTCTCAGCTTTTTGCAGGGTCGGAAAAAGCCCAATTCCAACTGCTACAAACATTAACCCAAGGTGGGGAGACAGTTTGGGATGTTTTAATGGAATTTTTATTAAAACAGCAGTCTCATCCCCCTAGTGTAGTTGAGGGTAAAGTTTATCAAATTTTATATACGGCTCATCCCAATTCAGAAAAAGTCAGTACCTTTTTGCAAACCCATTTTCCTACGGGAATTGTCCCGTTAAAATCCGAAGCCGGAATAGATTATATTCCCTTGCAAAAATTACTCGCCGAACAAAACTTTTTAGAGGCTGATAAATTAAGTTTACAAAACCTTTGTGAATTAGCTGGAGCTTCGGCTTTACAAAGAAAATGGCTTTATTTTTCTGAGATTGAACGCTTTCCAACGACGGATTTACACACCCTTGATGCTCTTTGGCGGATTCATTCTGAAGGCAAATTCGGCTATTCTATCCAAAGAGAACTCTGGCTTGGTGTTAATAAAAATTGGGATAAACTCTGGCCGAAAATTGGGTGGCGCACAGGTCGAAATTGGACGCGCTATCCCCAAGGATTTACTTGGGATTTAACAGCACCAAAAGGTCATCTTCCTCTATCTAATCAATTGCGAGGAGTGCGAGTCATTGAAGCGTTACTCTCTCACCCAGCTTGGTTAAAGTCTTAA
- the rfaE2 gene encoding D-glycero-beta-D-manno-heptose 1-phosphate adenylyltransferase gives MTPYLYTLTQLQQDITLHPEQWRPLVFTNGCFDLIHAGHVRYLQAAKALGRSLVVGLNSDLSVQRIKPQKPGQPPRPIVPEAQRAEVLASLKPVDGVVIFSQTTADDLIATLKPDIYVKGGDYTLETLPEAPIVQCYGGEVAFINIEVPSSTTALIQRILNG, from the coding sequence ATGACTCCTTATCTCTACACCTTAACCCAATTACAACAAGACATCACCCTTCATCCTGAGCAGTGGCGTCCGCTTGTTTTTACGAATGGCTGTTTTGATTTAATTCATGCAGGTCATGTTCGCTATTTACAAGCCGCTAAAGCTTTAGGGCGATCGCTCGTTGTCGGATTAAATAGCGATTTGTCCGTCCAAAGGATTAAACCCCAAAAACCCGGACAGCCTCCCCGTCCGATTGTCCCTGAAGCACAACGGGCGGAAGTGCTTGCTAGTTTGAAACCTGTTGATGGTGTGGTGATTTTTTCCCAAACCACAGCCGATGATTTAATCGCGACCCTGAAACCCGATATTTACGTTAAAGGAGGAGACTACACCTTAGAAACCCTCCCCGAAGCCCCTATTGTACAATGCTATGGCGGTGAAGTGGCTTTCATTAATATTGAAGTTCCCTCCTCCACCACTGCCCTGATTCAACGAATTCTCAACGGTTAA
- a CDS encoding HpsJ family protein: MKATSSRQFSSTTSVILKLVGVILLLSSLVDYLVLLIPPNFLNRGWQISVTSDLVDRGIVPMVGMALIFVAFWMDSAIEGTVKPSKPFTSLRFWVALLASLLGLLYLLLFPLHLNNTRLARAEALTQINQQATQAQTQLEQQISSEQFQQQIQQRKTQLKDQFAGLTQNPDALNQALSNPNLPKPVKDILEQSKSNPKAIEEFLNQQADNLPTQLLTQIRDRKQELEQQAKTQSLKSSLRTGISSLLLAIGYITIGWTGLKGLGILRGGNRRKTPAA, encoded by the coding sequence ATGAAAGCCACTTCTAGCCGTCAATTTTCCTCTACAACCTCTGTAATCCTAAAACTGGTTGGGGTAATTTTACTTCTCTCTTCCCTTGTGGATTATCTGGTACTTTTGATTCCGCCAAATTTTCTCAATCGAGGGTGGCAAATTAGTGTCACCAGCGACTTAGTAGATCGAGGTATTGTGCCTATGGTGGGAATGGCCTTGATCTTTGTTGCCTTTTGGATGGATAGTGCCATAGAAGGAACTGTCAAACCGAGTAAACCTTTTACCAGTTTAAGATTTTGGGTGGCATTACTAGCAAGTTTATTGGGGCTGTTATATCTGTTACTGTTTCCGTTGCATCTCAATAATACTCGTTTGGCTAGAGCCGAAGCTCTTACACAAATTAATCAACAAGCTACTCAAGCTCAAACTCAACTGGAACAGCAAATTAGTAGCGAACAATTTCAACAACAAATTCAACAGCGAAAAACTCAGCTTAAAGATCAATTTGCTGGCTTGACACAAAATCCTGATGCGCTCAATCAAGCCCTTTCTAATCCCAATCTACCGAAGCCCGTTAAAGACATTTTAGAACAGTCTAAATCGAATCCGAAAGCTATTGAAGAGTTTCTCAATCAACAAGCAGATAATTTACCGACACAGTTGTTAACTCAAATTCGCGATCGCAAACAAGAACTTGAACAACAAGCCAAAACCCAGTCGTTGAAATCAAGTTTACGAACCGGAATTAGTAGCTTATTATTAGCCATTGGCTATATTACAATTGGTTGGACAGGATTAAAAGGTCTGGGTATTCTCCGGGGTGGAAATCGTCGTAAAACCCCAGCAGCTTAA